Genomic DNA from Acidimicrobiales bacterium:
CCGCCCTCCAGGGCGGGCCGGTCCCGGTCCCCGCCGTGTTCGGCTTCTGCGACGACGAGACCGTGCTGGGTGCCCCGTTCTACGTGATGAGCCGCGTCCACGGCGACGTCCTCCACCGGCGCGACGACGTCTCGACCCTCTCGCCCGACCAGGCCGGTGACCTGTCCCGCACCGTCGTCGACGTGCTGGACCGGCTCCACCGGGTCGATGCCGACGCCGTGGGGCTCGGCGACCTCGGCCGGCCCCAGGGCTTCGTCGCCCGCCGCATCGGCCGCTGGCTCGACCAGTGGCGGCGCGGTCCGCACCGTGAGCAACCCCTCGTCGGGCGCCTGGGCGCCCAGCTGGCCGCGGCCGTGCCGGCGCACGCCGACGCCACCCTGATCCACGGCGATTACCGGCTGGGGAACCTGCTCGTGACCGCCGGCGACCCCGCCGGTGGCCCGGTCGGTGTGGCCGCCGTCCTCGACTGGGAGATGTCGACGCTGGGTGACCCGCTCACCGACCTCGCCCACCTGCTCGTGTACTGGGAGCCGACGCGGGGCCGGCAGACCCACGAGTCGCAGGCGATCGCGGCCCATCCCGGCTTCCTCACGGGGTCGGAGCTGGCCGAGCGGTACGCGGCCGCCTCCGGTCGTGGGCTCGACGACCTCGGCTTCTACCTCGCGTTCGAGCACTGGCGGGCGGCGATCATCAAGGAGTCCATCGTCGGGCGGCTCGGGCCCGACGATGCCGGTGCCGGCGCCCCGGACCAGCTCGGCGAGAGCGTCGGCCGCCACCTCGAGGAGGCAGCCGACCTGCTCCGCACCCCGGCCCCGCGATGACCGGCGCCGACGGCCCCGGACGATCGGAGACCGCCATGGCCACCACACCCGACGTACCCCTCGCCGACGTCCTCGGCCGCATGCGGCGCTTCGTCGACGACGAGGTGATCCCCGCCGAGACGGTCCTGCGGGAGGGAAGCCTCGAGTCGCTGGACCGGATGGAGCGATTGAAGGCGGAGGCGAAGCGACGGGGCCTGTGGGCGCTCGGGCACTCGGCGTCGATGGGCGGCGGCGGCCTCGGGTTCATGGCCATGACCCGCCTGAACGCGGTGATCGGGCGGTCGTTCTTCGGTCAGAGCGCGGTCGGGACCTGGTCGATGCAGGACTCGATCATGCTCGACCTCTACGCCACCGAGGAGCAGAAGCAACGATGGCTGGTGCCGCTGGTCGCCGGCGAGATCAGGTCGTCGATCGGGATGACCGAGCCCGAGGTGCCCGGCTCCGATCCCACGACTATGCAGGCCACCGCCGAGCTCGACGGCGACGAGTGGGTGGTCAACGCCCACAAGTGGTTCACGACGGGCGCCAACATCGCCGCGTTCACGACCGTGCTGGCGATCACCGAGCCCGGGGAGGCGGGCGCCCACCGGCGCCACTCGGCCATCCTCGTGCCGACCGACAGCCCGGGCTACGAGGTGGTGCGGGTGCTCCCGACGATGGGCAGCACCCTCGGCGCCCACTGCGAGATCCGCCTCCGCGACGTCCGCGTGCCGGAGGAGAACCTGCTCGGTGACCGGGG
This window encodes:
- a CDS encoding phosphotransferase family protein; the encoded protein is MPRRVSADLLALVDRDRLAGFVREHAPLDGTVELDVLSGGHSNITYLLRSGRHHYVVRRRPIGAVPAGAHDMAREHRVLAALQGGPVPVPAVFGFCDDETVLGAPFYVMSRVHGDVLHRRDDVSTLSPDQAGDLSRTVVDVLDRLHRVDADAVGLGDLGRPQGFVARRIGRWLDQWRRGPHREQPLVGRLGAQLAAAVPAHADATLIHGDYRLGNLLVTAGDPAGGPVGVAAVLDWEMSTLGDPLTDLAHLLVYWEPTRGRQTHESQAIAAHPGFLTGSELAERYAAASGRGLDDLGFYLAFEHWRAAIIKESIVGRLGPDDAGAGAPDQLGESVGRHLEEAADLLRTPAPR
- a CDS encoding acyl-CoA dehydrogenase family protein, which encodes MATTPDVPLADVLGRMRRFVDDEVIPAETVLREGSLESLDRMERLKAEAKRRGLWALGHSASMGGGGLGFMAMTRLNAVIGRSFFGQSAVGTWSMQDSIMLDLYATEEQKQRWLVPLVAGEIRSSIGMTEPEVPGSDPTTMQATAELDGDEWVVNAHKWFTTGANIAAFTTVLAITEPGEAGAHRRHSAILVPTDSPGYEVVRVLPTMGSTLGAHCEIRLRDVRVPEENLLGDRGEGFVLAQRRLGPGRIFHCMRWLGQMERAFELMCARADERVVRGRPLAANGQVRYLIAESAADIFSHRAATLAAAEAVDRGGEGRIEISLVKLRGARLLHDVIDRAIQVHGALGVTSDTPLEWMYREARYARIYDGPDEAHRDVVARKLVKDPSLAPWRTP